CGGTCAGAGCATCTGTTTTGCAGGGCGGCTTTGTCACGGTTCTGCCAGCTCCACACCCCCCACCGTCTCCTCCCTACCTGGTCCGTCCTGGGTGTTGAAATCCGCTGTTGCTTCTCCACTTCTCCCTGTTTCTAGCTGGTGGGGTTTGGCACAAACGCCTGCCCTGACTGCTTCATCTGGATCTCGGGCCCTCACGTGTGTCCTGGGGACGTCTGCGTGCTGTTGGGGCTGCGTACCCCCGCCCCCCCCCAAACATATGCTTGCTGGGCGCACAGGGACCTGCTAGGAAAGCTTGTAATTGGGATGAAGAGCTGCCGTGATGGGAGTTCTTGGGTGTTGGGGGGTCCCTAGGTGATAGGGGCTCTGGGTGAGGAGGAATCCCAGATGATGGGGGCTCTGGGTAAGGAGGAACCCCAGGCGATGGGGGGACCCAGGTGAGGATGCACACTTTGTGATCATGCCGTGGAGAGGAGCATTTGGTTTCCACCTGGAGGGGCCCTTCTAGCtctgcagggaggggaggaggtctCTCTTCCCTCCAAGGCCTCTAGACAGAGTTGGCTGGTAAGAGGGAATGGAAGAATGGCCTTGGGGGCCCTTGCCCTTCTGTGGGGGCCCATGGACACATGTCCCTGCCCCTGCCGAGTGGGAGGTACTTCCCCATACCCAGTTCTGGATGAGGGAAGCTTCTGGAAGAGACTGTGACCGTCCCCTGGGTGGCCCATGGGACCCAACCTGCTAGAGAAGATGAAGTGGTTGAATGTGTCCTTCCAACCTCGCTGGGTGGCAGTGCTGTGTCCTGGAGGGGCCAGGGCTCCCTCTGACACCCTCGTCCTCTGCAGAGCTTCTCCCCAGGCCTGGGCAGGAGCGGCCCATCCCTTGCCTGGGACATCGGGCCCTGTGTGCTCGGCAGTGAGGGGACCCCTGTTCGTGTCATCCACAGGGTGCTGTGGGCCCAGAAGCGCCCATGCCTGAGAGCGTCCAGGACCAGGCAGAGCTGGGCCTTAAGGGCCCTTGGACCAGTGTCTGTCTGCAGGGAGCCCCCGGTAGCCACTCGGATCAGCCCGAGGGAAGATTCTGGACGAGACCGTGGCCGTCCCCCGGGTGGCCCATGGACAGCAGCAGGGGCTCCCAGGAGTGGCCAGGCCCTGCCCGCCCACCATGCTGCAGTGTAGACCCGCACAGGAGTTCAGCTTCGGGCCCCGGGCCTTGAAGGACGCTCTGGTCTCCACTGACGCAGCCCTGCAGCAGCTGTATGTGTCCGCCTTCTCCCCTGCCGAGCGGCTCTTCCTGGCCGAGGCCTACAACCCGCAGAGGACGCTCTTCTGCACCCTGCTCATCCGCACGGGCTTCGACTGGCTCCTGAGCCGACCCGAGGCTCCCGAGGACTTCCAGACCTTCCACGCCTCCCTGCAGCACCGGAAGCCCCGCCTGGCTCGGAAGCACATCTACCTACAGCCGATAGGTACGGGACGCCTGCAGCCATCGGCACGCTCCTGGGGGACCAGCTTATATATAGCACAAGTGGGGGATGTCTGTGCATAGCCCCCAGGCAGGACTGAAATGAGGGAAGAGGGTCCTGGGTGTATGGGATGCcagggtggaggcagggaggtCCTGGCTGGGCCAAggcttccttcctcccaccccatcctgaCACGATGCTCAGACGGCCCAGGCTCTGGGACTGGTCCACATGCAGGTGTGGCCTCATCCAGATGTGCACGGTCCTGGCTACGCCTGTTGAAACTAGAGCcatcccaggcactgtgctgcgGGCTGTATAAAGATcacgccgggtgtggtggtgcacacctgtaatcccagctattcaggaggctgaggcaggagaatcgcttgaacctgggagacagaggttgcagtgagctgagatcatgccactgcattccagcctgggtgacggagtgagactgtctcaaaaaaaaaaagaccactttCTCTTTGGGGTGCTGAAATGAGGATCAGCCCATTTCGCCGGCAAGGAGATGGAAGCAGGGAGAGGTCCCTTGACCTGTGTGACTGGCAGAGCTGGTCACTGGTAGGGACGGGACTGGAACGCAGTTCTATTTGACCCTGGGGCTGGGGTGCTCATCCTGATGCTATAGTGGGAGGGGCTGGGCTGAGCAGGGTGGGGGCTTGAGGGCCCAGAGTGGTCACTGTCCTCAGAGCTCTGTGTCTGGCAGAGTCTGGGGGACCCAGGGTGAATGGGGGGCCGAGACAACAGGCATCCGTGCTCAGAAGGGAACGGCCCAGGCAGGTGCGGGGAGCGCGAGGGGCAGGGCCAGCTCTGTGCCTCTCACATGCCAAGAGCAGCCTGGCAGAGACAGCACACGGGACGGGGGCCCTTGGGCTCGGAGAGGAGGAAAGGGCTGGTGTCCGCTTCTGACCAGCGCACCACGCCTTTCGGCATCTCGACAGCAAGCCAGAACAGGGCTGACCTCGCCTGGCCTTGCCCCACGCAGGCTTGTCACCAGCCCTGGTGGTCCACGCAGCCCCTTTCCTGCCCCTCAGGACCCAAATCCTGCGGGTGTCCGTTGGTCTCAGCATCCACCACCCCACAGCAGCCAATCCAACAGCTTGGGAGCTACCCGcttccctccacctccctgcTAATGGCTCAGAGCCTGGTGTCCCAAGCTCTGACGCACTGACACATGGGCATGTTGTTGAAACACAGGGGCCGGGTCAGGAGGTGGGGACTGGGCCAGGCTCTGCATTTCCCTCCTTTCCTGGGTGaggctgatgctgctggcctggAGTCCTGGCAGCTGATTTCTCACTGGTCTCCTGGCCTCTACCCTTGGTCCTTGTCCATCTGTCCTCCTGACCTGTGATCTGGTGTGTGCATCCCTTCAGGGGCTGCCCTGGGAGCTCCCTGCTGCCTCTCCAGCCTCGACCTGCACCCTTGTGTGCTACTCTGCCCCAGCCAGGCTGGCATTTTGCAGCCATGCAGCCTGGCTCTGTGTCCTGCTGTCTGCCCCAGCCAGGCTGGCATTTTGCAGCCATGCAGCCTGGCTCTGTGTCCTGCTGTCTGCCCCAGTCAGGCTGGCATTTTGCAGCGAGGTGGCTCGGCTCTGTGTGCTGCCTGCTCAGCTGCAGTGCCTGGCGCTAACCCTAGAAGTCCCTGTCCCTGGTGAGTCCCTGCCTGCTCTCTCCCTGAGCTCATATGCGATTGTCACTGCTGTCCTTTCATCTGTGCATGAATCTTTCCTCTGTGTCCCTCGGTGTTTGCCCTTTTGAAAAAGTCATGCTTTCCATCCCTTTTCTAAGCCTGACGCTCTGCTTGCTGTCAGGGTAGGTCCACATTGGCCTTGTTCACCCAGCAGGCCGGTGTCTGCGAGTGATTCCCGGGGAGAGGGTCCCAGGCGGGCAGGGGCGTCGCAGGGCTGACGGTGCTGCTCTCCCACCAGACCTGAGCGAGGAGCCGGTGGGAAGCTCCCTGCTGCACCAGCTGTGCAGCTGCACAGAGGCCTTCTTCCTGGGCCTGCGCGTCAAGTGCCTGCCGTCGGTGGCAGCCGCGTCCATCCGCTGCTCCTCGCGGCCCAGCCGGGACTCTGACAGGCTCCAGCTCCACACAGGTGAGTGAGGACGGCAGCCGCCGCTCAGGCCAAGGCAGGCCCCTTCTGGAAggaagaggtgggaggaaggcgcccaggagaggaagggaaccttttcttcctttttgctgGGAAACATCCATTTCCCAGGTGTTTGGGAAGCAGGACCAAGCCGGAGAGCTCCTTCTTCCCACCCAGGAGTGTCTGGGGACCTGACCATACAGCCAGTGCCCACAGGAAAACGCCAGAGCATGCAGAGCAGGAGAAGCGAgcccttctttttttgttatttttttgagacggagtcttgctctgtcacccaggctggagtgccgtggcgcgatctcggctcactgcaacctcccggttgaggcaagcgattctcctgcctcagccttctgagtagctgggactaaaagcgcccaccacacccggctaatttttgtatttttagttgagacagggtctcactgtgttggccaggctggtcttgaactcctgacctcaagtgatctgcctgcctcagcctcccaaagtgctgggatgacaggcgtgagtcaccgtcaCTGGCTTGAAATGAGCCCTTCTAAGGCCACTCAGCATGGCTCCAACCTTCCGTCTTTGCATAGTACTTTACACGTGCCTAGATCTCAACCCTCAAGCCCTTGCCCCTTCCCTGAGGGTCGCTGGTGACTGGAGAGTGTGAGGCAGGgttgagaggcagaggtgaagTGAGGGCTCTGTTGGTGGATAGGAAACCTAGACTCAAGTTTAGGGAGGGCCTCAAAGGGGCTGGAATGAGCGGATGGACAGCTTTCATCAGTTCTGGGATACTCTCAGCCATTGCTGCTTTTGTCAGTTATCACCTCTGCCCCATTCTCTTCTCTCCTATGACTCCAACTGAATGTATATTAATCCATCTTACTCTCTTCTCTATAATATCTTTTATGATCATTCATGCTTTAGTCTGAATTTATTCTCATCCTTTGGCTAAGGCTTACTCTCTCTGGAGTCACATCcaaggtactttttttttctgagacagaatcttgctctgtcgcccaggctggagtgcagtggtgcaatctcggctcatggcaagctctgcctcccgggttcacaccattctcctgcctcagcctcccgcgtagctgggactacaggcggctgccaccatgcccagctaatttttttgtatttttagtagagacgggatttcaccgtgttagccaggatggtctggatctcctgaccgcatgatctgcctgcattggcctcccaaagtgctgggattataggcgtgagccactgtgcctggcctcatctaAGGTACTCTTAAACCCATATAttgaggctggacatggtggctcacacatgtaatcccagtactttgagaggctgaggtgggaggatagcttgacagcaggtgttcaagaccagcctgggcaactaggcCAGACCCTGTCtgtgcaaaaaatataaaaatagctggcagtggtggcacacatctatagtctcagctacttgggaggctgagagtttgaaactgcagtgagctgtgatcgtgctacTGTATTCccctctatcctgggtgacagaacaagacccgatcattaaaaaaaaatcacaacccCCATATATTGTGTTCCTAATTTCAGTTGTCATGTTTGTGAGTTCTACAGTTTCCAGTGGATTCTTTTTGAAATTAGCAGTgtcacgcttttttttttttttttttttttttttaagacggagtcttgctgtgtcacccaggctggagtgcagtggcatgatcttggctcactgcaagctccgcctcctgggttcatgccattctcctgcgtcagcctcccgagtagctgggcctacaggcgcccagtactgtgcctggctatttttttgcatatttagtagagacggggtttcaccgtgttagccaggatgatctcgatctcctgacctggtgatctgcctgcctcggtctcccaaagtgctgggattacaggtgtgagccactgcgcccggcccagtgtCACATTTTTATAGGTCTCAGTTGCCTATGACACTTCTTTAAGTTCAGCATTGATGTCCATGAACATAGTTGCTTGACCGTCTGTCCGATGATTACACTATCTGGAGTGCCCATGTGCCTGTATTTGTTATTTCTGCTAATTTTGTCTCAGTTATCCTGCTTCATTGTGCCTTGTTATTTTTGATTGTTAGTTACGCATCTTATTGGAAAAATTAGTTTAACTTTGAGAATTTTTGGCCTGGGCCGATGTTTTTCACCATAgaggattttcttttccttctgccagGCACCAAAGGGCTGACTGTGGGACAAAGACATGAAGCTTTTCTGGGTCATTCTGATGGTCCCCAGGGCTCCGCATCCctcccagggcaggaagcatgtCAGGGTCATCctgcccactcccccaccccagaaACAGTCCAGCTTCATCTGTTTGAGCTCCAGTCCTCCCCGTTTTTCTCATTAGGTCTCTGCCTTggttattgaggtataatttagatagtaaaattcatcctttttagTGTAAGGTTCTGAGTCTTGACACACGCATACATCACGTGGCCATCACCATAATCATATAGAGGGCGGCTCTCTACCCCTCTACCGGCCACCAAACCTTTCTCCTTAATCCACTCCTCCCCATCGTGGGTGTTGGAAGCAGCTGTTCTTTATCATTCACTCTGCCTGTCTGGCCATCTTTTGGCGGGAGGGTTGTCTAAATTCCCTAGGGTACTGTTACAGGGAGCAGCCACTGTTGAGATTTGGGGGTTGATAGGGGTCccctggctggggtggggtgcCATCCCCTGGGTGGCATGTTTCTTTGTCCTGGCCTGCTTTCTGGGTACAGCCTACACTCCACAGGCTTCCCCAGCCCCTGAGGTCCTACAGTGGGGTCTGGGGACAATGTGGcctgccttggccctggcccTAAAACACAGCCGGGGACCCCGTGCCTCTCAGGCTTGGCCTCTGCAGCCTCAGCTCTCCTCACCTCCCCCACGCCGTACACGGTGCGTCTCACCTGTTATGGCCTCTGACCTGTTGGTGCCAGGCCTGTGGCAGCTCAGAGACAGCACCAAGTCCCACAAGGGTCACTCCAGGGCTTTCCACCCCCTCTGCTTAGTGGACAAACTGCTGTTTTCCCCAGCCCCACACTTCAGAAGGTGCACGGGGGAGCCCTCGGGAAAAGGACATGCACTCGGGAAGGTTCAAAAGCAGGTGGAACTCAGAGGGTATGCCAGGTTGCATTTGTGGGGTCAGCTCAgcctggtttttaatttttttttagagatggggtcttgctttgtgaCCCAGGCTcaagcgcagtggtgcgatcatagctccctgcagccttgaactcctgggctcctctgcctcagcctcccaagtagctgggaccgcagacacgtgccatcacacctggctaattattttgattgttgtagagatggggtcctgccatcttgcccagagagTAGCATGCTTTGGATCACTGTACTGGTTTCCTGGGACtgccgtaacaaagtaccacaaactgagtggcttaggGACATTTCTTGTCTCACATCGCTGGAGCCTGCAGTTCTTAACCAAGGTTTTGGCAGGGCCACGTGGTCTCAGAAGGCTCCGTGGAGGGTGCTTCCTGGCTGCCTCCAGCTTCTGGAAGTTGCTGGCAATGCCCAGCCCTCTGTGGCTTCCAGATGCACAACTCCAACCTCAGCCTTTGACTTCCCGTGAGCTTTACGCCATGTGCCTCTGCGTCTCTTCTAAGACTCCAGTCACTGGGTCTccttcatgacctcatcttaactggATTACATCTGCACAGATCCTGTTTCCAAACAATGGCAGGTTCCGGGGGTTAGGACTTCCACCTGTCTTTTTGGGGGACATAGCCTGATCCACAACAATCATCACTGTCAATCATCATCACCTCATTAGCATCATTGTCAATCAATtacccagctgctcaggaggccgaggcaggaagattgcttgagcccaggaggtggagactgcagcgtgagctgtgattgtactccagcctgggtgacagaatgggatgttatctcaaaaacaaacacagggccagctgtggtgggtcatgcctgtaatcccagcactttgggagaccgaggcagacggatcacgagggtaggagtttgagaccagcttgactaacatggtgaaatctcctttctactaaaaatacaaaaattagctgggtgtgatggcacgtgcctgtaatccctgctactcaggaagctgaggcaggagaatggcttgaacctgggaggcggaggttacagtgaactgagatagatagcgccactacactgcagcctgggcaacaaagcaacactccatctcaaaaaaaaaaaacaaaaaaacacacacacacagaacaaccTCCTTGTCAATCTGTTCCTTTTAATGGTAGAACTCCTTGGAAAACACTTCTCCGGTGTGCCTCTGTGCCGCAACCCCTCTTCTCTACACTAACTCTGAGACCCTCTCCGGGTTTCCTGGGCCCGTGGTGGCTGCtctgcccccttccctccctgggcTTCTGGTTTCCCGGCTTTGATGCCATCGTGCCCAGGTTCAGCCCCTGGGCCTCTCCTGTATCTGTCCACACTCATGCTCCGGGGAACCATGCTAACAAGTTACACAACTTGCTAGCTTGGATGACCCACTGTGATCTCACAGTGCTGTGGGTCAGGAGCGCCCCCACTGCCCAGGCTAAAGTCAAGGGTTGGCTCCAGGAAACTCcagggagaatccatttcctgccctttccagcttctagaggcacCCGTATCCTTGGCTAATGGTCCTTCCTCCGAGCCAGCCCTGCAGTGCCCTCAGGCCTCACGTTCTCACCCAGACCCCCTGCTGCCTCTAacgagggctttttttttttttttttttttttgagatggagtctggctctgttgcccaggctagagggcagtggcgtgatgtcagctcattgccacctctacctcctgggttcaagcaattctcccgtctcagactcctgagtagttgggattacaggcacgcaccaccaggcccggctcattttgtatttttagtagagatggggttttgtcatgttggccaggctggtctcgaactcctgacctcaggtgatctgcccatcttggcctcccgagttgctggcatcacaggtgtgagccactgtgcccggccttaccGAGGGTTCTTGTGATGGCATCAGGCTCAGCTGGCTGCTGCAGAAAAACGCCTCCATCCCAAGATCTTTAATCATCTGCAGCCCCTTTGGCTGTGGGGACTCACAGGTCCCAGGGCTGAGACGTGGACTCTCTGGGGCTGTCGCTCAGCTGCTGAGGTGGCTTCTCCTTCCTGGGGCTGCAAGCGCCAGTCTTGTTGGCCCGGCTGCCTCTCCAGCGTCCCCACTGGGCTGTCCATGGCCTTTGACTTACCATGTCCTGATCTCCAAATGGCCCTGGCTGTCACTCCACATCATGCAGTACTGTGTGCCCTCAGGTCACACCAAACGCTGGTGGCCCACACCTGACTTGGGAaggggcagggcccaggcagaggaagaggatgACGGGGTGCCAGCCTGAGCCTGGAAGATGGGGGTCCCCGGCTGCCTCCTGACCCCATCCTCTGGCCCTCTCCCCGCAGACGGCATCCTGTCCTTCTTGAAGAACAACAAGCCAGGGGACGCGCTGTGTGTGCTGGGCCTCACACTGTCTGACCTGTACCCCCATGAGGCCTGGAGCTTCACCTTCAGCAAGTTCCTTCCAGGGCACGGTGAGCCGGGGCCCCAGCAGCTGTGCGTGGGGGGTAGCCTGGCATGGGGCTGTGGCCTCCGTGGCTGCAGGGCACCCTCTTTGCTTTTGCTTCAAGCACCCTCCTGGTGGAAGTCAACACCTGTGCATGGGAATAGATGGCCCCTTCCAGCTCCTCCTGAGGAATGGCATAGGGGCTGTTCCTCAGCTGTGGCGTCTGCCCCAGGGCCCAACTTCATGTGGGCAGGACAGGGCCTCCCAGGACTGGTATGTCTTTGGGCCATGGCCAGCTTGCATGAGAGCATGAGGTGGGTTTGACGGTGGGCCCCCCAGAGCCAAGGCTGACCCCTGAGAGTgcccttctctccatctctctccagaAGTGGGCGTCTGCAGCTTCGCCCGGTTCTCAGGGGAATTCCCGAAGTCGGGGCCCAGCGCCCCTGATCTGGCCCTGGTAGAGGCAGCAGCAGACGGCCCCGAGGCCCCCCTGCAGGACAGGGGCTGGGCCCTGTGCTTCAGTGCCCTGGGGATGGTTCAGTGCTGCAAGGTGGGTGGGGGCTCTGGGGCTGGTAAGAGGGGACAGGAGGGTGCTGTCTGAGCCCTTGGTGCCTCGGTCTGTTACACTGCCCCATCCTCACAGTGAAGTGGATGGACCCCTAACTCTATGGAATGAGGAAAGCAAGGCTACACAGCTATGAAGCAGCAGGGGAGGGATTAGAGCCCCAAGCCCCTATCCTGTGTGGCCTCCCACCCTGACTCACCTTTCCCCTGGGGCCCTGAAAGTGGCCTGTGCCgcctggggcagggggagggcgCCTGGACCACCTCCCGGCCATCTGGCCTCACCCAGGTCCTCATTTTGGTCCTGCTGGGGCTGCCTGGGGATCTGCCGGATGCAGGGGCAAGGCAGTGAGGCAAGGTGCTTGGTGGCCTTCCCCCCAGGTCACGTGCCACGAGCTCTGCCACCTTCTGGGCCTGGGGAACTGCCGCTGGCTCCGCTGCCTCATGCAGGGTGCGCTCAGCCTGGACGAGGCCCTGCGGCGGCCCCTGGACCTCTGTCCCATCTGCCTGAGGAAGCTGCAGCATGTCCTGGGTTTCAGGCTCATCGAGAGGTACCAGGTGAGTGGCTGAGTTGCGCTGCCCGGCTGCTGGGACCTGCGCTCCGGAGGCCCGCGAGCGCCGCCTGGAGGCTACGCAGGGCATGGGGACCGCACACAGGCTTTGTCAACTGCCGGGTTCCAGGCAGTGCAGAGCCCTGGGACCTGCGCTGGGGTTGAGCTCCATCCGGATCTCACTGGCAGTAGATCGAGTCCTGCCAGGGCCCGCGTGTGGTGGCTGTGACTGGGAGGTTGCAGCGGGGTCGAGTGGGGACGAGGGCTTTTCTCCCTCTGTCAGGAAGAGCTGGCATTGGAGCCCAGCCGGCGGGTGGCACGGTCTTCCCAGGGTAactttctctttgctttcccGTCACCCACACTTGGGTCACTGCTGCTCAGAGGAGGCACAGGCCCCTTGCGAGGAGGTGGGAGCTGACACAACAAGGCTTGTTGGAGGTGGCCTCCATTCCTAACTCCCTCTGTCGCCTGGGTGGGGTTGCCGAGCAAAGGGCTCGTCCGTATTCATGGACATTTGTTTGCAAGCTCAAAAGCTTTACTCTGAGTTCTGAGTGCAAAGGCAGGTGGTGGTAATTTTTCTTCAAACCCAGCTTTGGACTACAACCAGTTATAAGGTGCTCACTGCGTACAGGCACCAGAGCAGTCAATGAAACCGCGCTGGAAAGCCCCTGCATCCTCCTCCCGCCCGTTGAGGCAAGTGGGGGTGTGGTTCCCGGACCGAGCCTGTCAGAATCCCCTGCAGGGCCTAGCTGGGCCCTCCTTCCTTCTGGGGTAGAGTGAGGAGCTGTATCTTGCAGGGTCCTGGGTGACACTGAACTAGAGGCCGTGGCATTTCTAGCTCACAGTGCTGGAATCTCTCTGCAGGGATCCTCTCTGAAGACTCTGGCAGTCAAGGGAAGGTGAAGGGGGCACAGAGGAAACAGCTTTTCCAAGTGTAAGGAGAAGAGCCTGTGACTTGGGGGGAACCCAGGCGCAGCCATGGCTGAGGGTAGGAGCATCTCCCGAGGGTACAGGTGGCGTGATGGCTGGTCAGCACCTGGTGATGCCTTGTAAAGGTTGCTGCTGCCAGCTGTGCCCCGTCAAGGGGCAGCTCTTAGTAccttcctgaggctgtgtaaCAGGCACAGGGGCAGCTTGGTCTGCAGAAAGGGTTGAGAGCTCTCATTTGATGCCTTCACCTGGGGTCTTGTGCAACCATCTGACATGAACTTTTAGAAAGTGTATGCCCCTCCCTACACGTGCTGACCTGGCATAGCCTGGATCCACCTGGATCTGAGCTGGAGGGTGTAGCTCCTCCTCCTGCCCAGAGCTCTCTCCGTTCCGTGAGCACCATCTCCTGAGGCTGTGGAGGGAAGAGGGCCAGGGCAAAGGCACTCCAGGGTGGCCTGGCCCTCCTGGCTGTTGTagggagggcagtggtgtggaTGTGAGGTCACCTGCTGTCCCAGGGCTTGGGGAGGTGCTGGAGAGCTGACCAAGGGCCTGGCCAGAAAAGGTCACTGCTGTCCACTGACAGCAATCAGTGAAATGCCTCTTGAAGAAAGCCTGACTTGTTGTGGTCTCTGCCACTTCCTGTGGTGTAAACAGTCTCACGATGGCTGATGTGAGCTCCCAATGTGATGTCAGTGAGTGCTGAGTTGGGAACAGATGTGCAGTGGGACCTTGTTAAACTGTGTGTCCC
The sequence above is a segment of the Homo sapiens chromosome 7, GRCh38.p14 Primary Assembly genome. Coding sequences within it:
- the AMZ1 gene encoding archaemetzincin-1 isoform 7 (isoform 7 is encoded by transcript variant 7), whose protein sequence is MLQCRPAQEFSFGPRALKDALVSTDAALQQLYVSAFSPAERLFLAEAYNPQRTLFCTLLIRTGFDWLLSRPEAPEDFQTFHASLQHRKPRLARKHIYLQPIDLSEEPVGSSLLHQLCSCTEAFFLGLRVKCLPSVAAASIRCSSRPSRDSDRLQLHTDGILSFLKNNKPGDALCVLGLTLSDLYPHEAWSFTFSKFLPGHGHVPRALPPSGPGELPLAPLPHAGCAQPGRGPAAAPGPLSHLPEEAAACPGFQAHREVPGPGKRREALPPTMALCASLHPPTPPTRARLCVGPAGNSG